The Bradyrhizobium barranii subsp. barranii genome segment GCCGTTTTTCGGCCAATATCCCGTCGAGTCCCTACAGCGAGCGATCCGCAAACATGCGGACCGCGACGGCTCAATGGTCTATCACGACAGAAAATGGTCCATTGCGAAGGAGTTGACCATCCCGCCACCATCCAAATGGGACTAGCAACGAGTACTATCTGATCTCCATTCGTGCAAAGAAATCGCAATGAAGCTCGAACGCAATGTTATGATCGGAGGACAGACTGCGAAGCTGGTCCGCGATTTTCTGGGCGATGCTAGTAACTCGGATGGTTTCTACATCGGCTTGGTCAACGATCATCTGCTAAAGGCATGGTGGCGCACAGCCATCGAGGAGCTAATAGAAGCGGGCAAGATGGACCGGCGCAAGCGTGGTCTTTGCCTGCGCAAATGGACTTGGGCGCTCAGGAACGACGAGATATGCGGAGCGCGTTTGCCGAAAGTGCCGGAATTCATGGCTCCGGCGCGGAAGCTAATAGAGGCGCTTCTTGCGCACGAACTGATCCACGAGGATAGCCAAGAGGGCGACGGCCGCACGCTCAATCGTGTCACCGATAAAGGCAACGCGGTTGGGATGAAAATACTCGTGCGGCGCATGGGCCGCGCCAAGAAAGCGGCTTCGTGAGATGCGACCCGTACTCGATGCCTCGCCAGCGCTGATCGACCCGTCGAGAATGTACTCTTCGCTGCCGGAGTCGCTCGACTATCTCAGCTCGTTGGAGCGCTCCGGCCGGCCGGGCCTCGCGCCGTACAAGGCGGAAGTGAAGCGCCACTTCGCGCTGCTCGGTCGCGATTGGGTCGGCAAGCCGCACCCCCGGGTGACTGACGGCCTGCCAGGGCGCCTAGCGCCTCACCCTGGTGCAATTATCTATTGATGTCAGCCCACACGCGCGCGTACTGCGGGGATTCTCGTTATTCTGTTGTTGAATCAGTCGGTTCTGACCATCGCCGGGCGCCAGGTCGAGAGGGCCTTGGTGTCCATCTTAGGTCCCCCGCGCGTCTTCTACTCATCGCTTATTTGAACAAGCGCGGGTCGAGCGGCCTTTTTTGATCTTTCTCCAATGGCGAGATTTCGTCTCATCGCCTCGCGCGGGTCGAACTGGGATGGCGCCGTGGAGTGAAACCGAGAAGCGTTCAAACGCCCAGCAGAATCAAACGCATTTAGAGGATGCTGTATCCGCCGATGGTCAATAGGGCGGCGGCGAGACGGTGAGGGGAGCGTGTTCGATCGTCTTCGCGAAGCTGCCTTTCAAGTAGGCCTCGATACCCGCGAATATCTCGGATGGCTCTACATCGCCTAAGCGAGCCGCCTCAATCGCATCGAGCACGCCGCGCAGTTGCGACCACTCTTGCGGCGCTAACCCGTCCTATTCGTGAGAGTGCGGCTTTTGGGCCCGATTGATGCGGCCGCACATCTTGTCTGACGAGGCGCACAGGATTGCCTTCGGCTTTTCGCCGCCTGACGACCGGTACTTTGCAACGCGCTTGAGGGATGGGTTGGGCGAACGGGGGCGGACGCCCCGCCGGTCAAGGACCGAGCGGCAGCAGCGCGCCGGGCAAGCCGCAGATCAGGTCGGCTTCGGGACATGCCGCGGCAAACGCAAGGCGAATGCGGCTCGTGGTCTCGACGACACGGGCGGCGATTTTCAAGAGCCGAAGACGCAGCGTCGCGAACTCGGCAGCGGCCAATTCCCGGGCTTTGGGAATGGCGTCGCGCACGGTCAGCATCAGCCAATAAGCGGCCGTATGGAGCACGAGACGGACCTGGTTGGCGAGCGCCGAACGGCAGCTGGTGCGATCGGAGGCGAGCTGCGTCTTATGCAGCTTGATCAGATTCTCGGCTTGGCCGCGCGCGCAATACAGGCTGTCGTAGATCCACTCGGCCGAGCCGACATCGAGGCTGGTGACGACGAAGCGGATGTCGAGGCCGAGCATCGTCGCCTCAATACGGGCGACAGTGCGCCGTTCGCGATCCCAGGACTTTGCCTTGTGGCGCGTCTCGGTATAGCCACGCAGAACCGGCAGGTTCTCGATGGCGCGTCGCGTGCGGATGTCGTCGGCGACCTCGTCGACTTTTCTGGCGAGAGGCTTGGTGCCGGACAGACCGAAGATGTAGTCGATGCCGTTGGTCTCGCACCACGCCATGGCCTCCGGCCGGGCATAGTGCCCGTCGCCACGGAACGTAATTTGCGTGTTGTGCCATCGCGTCCGGATATGCCGTACCAGGCGGCGCAGATGGGCACGCACCTCGACGCCGCCCGGCGTCTTGCCGGGCCGCAGCACGACGGCCACGGGCCGGCTCTTCTCCGTGTCGTAGACGTGGATCGGCAGGAAGCAGCGTTCGTCATAATGAGCGTTGAACAGCGAGAGCTGCTGATGGCCGTGGACGACGTCGCAGGTATCATCGATGTCGAGCGTGACGGATGCCGGCTCGTGGGGGTAGCTATCCATCCATGCGTCGACCAAAATGTAGGTCAGCCGGATCACGTCGCGCAGGCGCGGAGCATTCTCCAGCCGCGACAGCGTCGGCTGGGAACACAAATCCCGGCCCGTGTCCGGCAGCCGTCCGCAGGCCAGTTTGAATGCCGGATCGGACCTCAGATGATCGAGGTCGTCGGCGTCCTCGTAGCCGCAGCAGATCGCGAACATGCGAGCGCGGAGCATATCGACCAGGCTGTGCACGACCCGCGTCGGATCGCGCCGATCCGGGAACACCCGGGCCAGATTGTTGGCCAAACCGAGACGCCGCTCGGCCATCGCCAGAAGCATCACGCCCCCGTTCGAGGTTAGGCGCCCACCATCGAAGGCAGCTGTGACTTTCTTGGCGTGAACGGCTGGAAACGAGAAGGGCGGAATCGTATCGTCGGTCATGGCGGGCGTGGCGTTCGCGGTTGGAGGTGATGGGGTTGGCTTCGCAACCGAATCCTACGCCGCATCAGCGCTTTACCCCTCAGGCGCACTCTTACGAATAAGACGGGCTAAGTTGCCAGGGGTGGCTTGCTGGACCTGCACGAACACGTCGCGCGGCATCAGCCCGAACGCGATCGTTGCGAACTTACCAGGGTCTTCCGTCGCCAGGTGTTGCAGCACCGCGGCGCCGTGCGTTGACCAGGTGTCGGCCAAATCGGCAATCAGCCGCTCGGCGATCTTCTGGCGGTTCGTCGGGCCGCGTCCCTTTGGGTTCACGGACGGCGCACCGGGGCGCATGTTCGAGTTTCCACGGGCAGGCAATTGGTTCATTGGTTTACTCCTATTCGTACTCAACCGCTATTTGCAGTGACCCGTTGATTTTGATCCGTCCGAAGCGCGGCGACACTCATTGAAACGCATTTTCCAGGTTTGATGCTCATCGCCGTTTAAGCCTTTGAAGTTGCTGTGTAGCGTGTAGCAAAGCGTAGCAATGCTACGGGCCGTGAGTGTAGCGTAGCGTAGCAAACCCCTATAAGGGGTTGCTGCTACAGCGCTACGGCTACGCAGGACACGTGGGTGTGTTTCCAGGTTGAGTTTTGATCCGAACAAGTCCGGTCGGCTCTTCAAATATGTGTTGACTCAATCCCTTTCGAATTCGCGCAAAAGTTGCGCGCGGGTTTTTGTCTTCCGGCCTTATCAAACCATCCCTGGCCAATTCCCCTTTCCAGTAATCTGGATGTACGGCGCCGTCCTGACCGTGCGTCGTGATCACACGCGCGAGCGCGTCCAAGGCCTGCGTCTGTTTGCCGGTGGTTCGCTGTGAGGCTGTACGGGCTTCTGTGGCCGGCGTAGCCGCCGCCAGGATGGCGACGGTGTACGGGTCGCGATCGGAGCCATCCGACCATTTGCTGCACACCACGACCTCTTCCATCTCGAATGACGCAATCAGTCCTTCGGGCTGGTCGTTGGCCTTGACGATCGTCGCAGTGCGTACCTTGTCGCCAGATATTTGCACCGCCATGTCGACGTGCCCAAGCTTAGCGTTGCTGCCGCGCTCGCCCGCCGACGGGTTCTTGCCGGTATGACCAATCGTTGCGATATGAGCGCAGCCGCACAGGCGATCGTGTATTCGCTGAATGTTCATCGCCGCAAGGTTCTGCGTTTGGGCTTTGTCTTCGTCTCCTCCCGCGATGGCCTTTGAATATGTGTCGATAATGATGAGCGCGATGTGTGTCCCGGTCGTCTTCTCGAATTCCTCGACCGTTCTTACGACTCGGTCAACGCAGGCGGGGTCCAGTAGGTCAAGCGGCTCGGAAATTACAGCAATGGGAAGCTTGCTTGGTAGTTGGTCGCGAAACGCATGGGCTACTATGCGACGCCCCGTGAGTTCTGCGCGCTCCAACGCGAAATAAATGACGCCCCGACTGTCGTCTGCGGGATCAGGATTATGAGAAAACCTGTACCCCCTCCAATCTCTCCCGGCAGAAACGCTTACGCCGATGTCAGTCAGCACAGCGCTTTTAAGTGAACCCGGTGGACCGAACCAGGACGAGGTGTCGCCTTTCGCTAATAGATTTTCCAAGACCCAAGACTTCGGGGCCTCGTTATAGAGAAGGTTTTCGAGAGTGCTGAATTCGAACACACCAACGTCGGACATAATTAGGATTTCTGCGGCACGAACGTGCAGCGGTCAGAAACCCAACCGAGAAGAGCGCTTGATTTTTGGAGCTAAATCCAGTAGAAGAGAAGCGTTCCGCACTTCTTTAGAAATGAATTCAGCCCCGGTCGCGCGCGACGCGGTCGGGGTTATTCGTTTCAGGCGGCTTCGGCTTCGCGTGCGGCTCGCCAGGAAATGTAGGCTTCCCGGCTTATGCGCCGATTGCTGCCGACCGGATACGTCCGCGGCGCCTTGCCCTGCGATTGCAGCTTATAGAAGAAAGCGCGTGAGATTTTCTCGGCGGCGCAAAACTCGCTGATCGTGAAAGCTTCGTCCATTGTTGGTATCCTGACATAGCGAAGCGTGCGCGGAAGCGACGCATTCGCGGGTTGAACGGATGTGATGGGCGCGCGCGGCACAATCGCCGTGTGCCCATATGCATAACCATGGCGCTCTAAAATTCACCAAAAGTAAAACGAAATTCCGATTTCAGGCGCCGTTGCAATAGGCGGCCCACGTCGTCATCAGGTCGCGTCGCTTT includes the following:
- a CDS encoding IS1380-like element ISBdi2 family transposase; the protein is MTDDTIPPFSFPAVHAKKVTAAFDGGRLTSNGGVMLLAMAERRLGLANNLARVFPDRRDPTRVVHSLVDMLRARMFAICCGYEDADDLDHLRSDPAFKLACGRLPDTGRDLCSQPTLSRLENAPRLRDVIRLTYILVDAWMDSYPHEPASVTLDIDDTCDVVHGHQQLSLFNAHYDERCFLPIHVYDTEKSRPVAVVLRPGKTPGGVEVRAHLRRLVRHIRTRWHNTQITFRGDGHYARPEAMAWCETNGIDYIFGLSGTKPLARKVDEVADDIRTRRAIENLPVLRGYTETRHKAKSWDRERRTVARIEATMLGLDIRFVVTSLDVGSAEWIYDSLYCARGQAENLIKLHKTQLASDRTSCRSALANQVRLVLHTAAYWLMLTVRDAIPKARELAAAEFATLRLRLLKIAARVVETTSRIRLAFAAACPEADLICGLPGALLPLGP
- a CDS encoding AAA family ATPase → MSDVGVFEFSTLENLLYNEAPKSWVLENLLAKGDTSSWFGPPGSLKSAVLTDIGVSVSAGRDWRGYRFSHNPDPADDSRGVIYFALERAELTGRRIVAHAFRDQLPSKLPIAVISEPLDLLDPACVDRVVRTVEEFEKTTGTHIALIIIDTYSKAIAGGDEDKAQTQNLAAMNIQRIHDRLCGCAHIATIGHTGKNPSAGERGSNAKLGHVDMAVQISGDKVRTATIVKANDQPEGLIASFEMEEVVVCSKWSDGSDRDPYTVAILAAATPATEARTASQRTTGKQTQALDALARVITTHGQDGAVHPDYWKGELARDGLIRPEDKNPRATFARIRKGLSQHIFEEPTGLVRIKTQPGNTPTCPA
- a CDS encoding transcriptional regulator, translated to MDEAFTISEFCAAEKISRAFFYKLQSQGKAPRTYPVGSNRRISREAYISWRAAREAEAA